One Paenisporosarcina sp. FSL H8-0542 genomic region harbors:
- the aroA gene encoding 3-phosphoshikimate 1-carboxyvinyltransferase — MKDSIKLQAEQVALRGTVRVPGDKSISHRSIMFGAMAKGKTTVNGFLLGDDCLSTISCFQKLGVDIQVNGNQVTITSDGMESWKEPSEILDTGNSGTTTRLMLGILAGSNVHSVLVGDESIAKRPMKRVIEPLRQMGAQISGRSGGQFTPLAIQGTDLTAIDYTMPVASAQVKSAILLAGLQANGVTTVRESEVSRDHTERMLRQFGADITCQDGVIQLQGGQKLSATHIEVPGDISSAAFFLVAGAIAKDSSIHLEHVGLNPTRTGILDVLQQMGAKLDIELENGGDEEPIGRLSIQSSQLKGIEIGGELIPRLIDEIPIIALLATQAQGTTVIKDAEELKVKETDRITAVVDELKKLGADIEATEDGMVINGPVTLTGGVLQSYGDHRIGMMGAIASVISTGPIEIEHASCISVSYPNFFDHLRNVSTCETLR; from the coding sequence TTGAAGGACTCCATAAAATTACAAGCAGAGCAAGTAGCCCTTCGTGGAACAGTTAGAGTTCCTGGAGACAAATCAATTTCTCATCGCTCTATCATGTTCGGGGCAATGGCAAAAGGTAAAACAACGGTTAATGGTTTTTTGCTTGGAGATGATTGTTTAAGTACAATTTCCTGTTTTCAAAAATTAGGTGTCGATATTCAAGTGAATGGCAATCAGGTTACGATTACGAGCGATGGGATGGAAAGTTGGAAAGAACCTTCTGAAATTTTGGACACAGGAAATTCTGGGACAACTACTCGTTTAATGCTTGGAATATTAGCCGGATCTAACGTTCACAGCGTTCTTGTAGGGGATGAATCAATCGCTAAAAGACCGATGAAGCGTGTAATCGAACCTTTAAGGCAAATGGGTGCACAAATCTCTGGCAGAAGTGGGGGGCAGTTCACTCCACTTGCAATACAAGGCACTGATTTGACTGCAATAGACTACACTATGCCTGTTGCCAGCGCGCAAGTAAAATCAGCCATCCTTCTTGCTGGTCTTCAAGCGAATGGTGTAACGACAGTACGGGAATCAGAAGTTTCACGAGACCATACCGAGCGTATGTTACGCCAATTTGGTGCTGACATCACTTGTCAGGATGGAGTCATTCAACTCCAGGGTGGTCAAAAGCTTTCTGCAACACATATTGAAGTGCCAGGAGATATATCCTCAGCTGCATTCTTTTTGGTGGCAGGAGCAATTGCGAAAGACAGTAGCATCCACTTGGAACATGTCGGTTTAAATCCAACACGCACCGGCATTCTCGATGTGTTGCAACAAATGGGAGCCAAGTTGGATATTGAATTGGAAAACGGCGGGGATGAAGAGCCAATAGGACGTCTGTCGATACAATCTTCACAGCTCAAAGGCATTGAAATCGGCGGAGAGTTAATTCCCCGCTTGATTGATGAAATTCCAATCATTGCATTACTGGCGACCCAAGCTCAGGGTACGACGGTGATTAAAGATGCAGAGGAATTAAAAGTAAAAGAAACAGACCGCATTACAGCAGTTGTAGATGAGTTAAAGAAATTAGGTGCCGATATCGAGGCTACCGAAGACGGAATGGTCATAAATGGTCCTGTTACTCTTACAGGAGGGGTTCTACAGTCTTATGGAGACCATCGCATCGGAATGATGGGCGCAATCGCTTCAGTGATTTCGACAGGACCTATCGAAATTGAACATGCTTCGTGCATTTCCGTATCTTACCCCAACTTCTTTGATCATTTGCGAAATGTGTCAACTTGTGAAACTCTCCGCTAG
- a CDS encoding prephenate dehydrogenase has translation MTTHVLIVGLGLIGGSLALAIQKNPEVKVIGFDSDSHTVRKAKKLGVIHDMALSIKDSARMADIIVFATPVNATLQLMNEAQHWQLKKGVILTDTGSTKKIIMEKAKSLKKLDLTFIGGHPMAGSHKSGVEAAKAHLFENAYYMLTPLEQEDEEKIHTLEMLLQPTKGKILRVSASEHDHMTAVVSHFPHLVAASLVHQLSSENEEFPFTRQLAAGGFRDITRIASSNPVMWRDITIQNRIELVNQLTKWQKEMDTVKTLLMQAEPSNIEHYFSRAKYVRDELPITSQGAMYSVFDLYVDVPDYPGVISEITGLLAKHMISITNLRIVETREDVFGILVISFQTIEDRNKAGGCIANETIYETYIS, from the coding sequence ATGACAACGCATGTTCTAATCGTAGGTCTGGGTTTAATTGGTGGTTCATTGGCATTGGCCATTCAAAAGAATCCTGAAGTGAAAGTAATTGGCTTTGATTCGGACTCACACACCGTTCGTAAAGCCAAAAAATTAGGTGTCATTCATGACATGGCACTCAGTATAAAAGATTCTGCAAGAATGGCAGATATCATTGTATTTGCGACTCCAGTCAATGCCACGCTTCAGTTAATGAACGAAGCACAGCATTGGCAGCTTAAAAAAGGTGTCATCCTTACAGATACCGGCAGTACAAAGAAAATCATCATGGAAAAAGCAAAATCACTTAAAAAACTTGACCTTACATTTATTGGCGGACATCCAATGGCCGGTTCACACAAAAGTGGTGTTGAAGCAGCGAAGGCTCATTTATTTGAAAATGCCTACTACATGCTTACTCCATTGGAACAGGAAGATGAAGAAAAAATTCATACCCTTGAAATGTTGTTGCAACCGACAAAGGGGAAGATTCTCCGAGTCTCTGCGTCTGAACACGATCATATGACCGCTGTAGTCAGTCATTTTCCACATTTGGTCGCTGCGTCCTTGGTTCACCAATTATCCAGTGAGAATGAAGAATTTCCCTTCACTCGCCAATTGGCAGCAGGTGGTTTTCGGGATATCACACGGATTGCTTCATCGAATCCTGTGATGTGGAGAGATATAACCATTCAAAATCGAATCGAATTGGTCAATCAATTGACAAAATGGCAAAAAGAAATGGACACAGTAAAAACGTTGCTTATGCAAGCGGAACCTTCAAATATAGAGCACTACTTTTCAAGAGCCAAATACGTCAGAGATGAATTGCCGATTACTTCACAAGGCGCCATGTATTCTGTATTTGATCTGTATGTGGATGTTCCTGATTATCCTGGTGTCATTTCTGAAATAACAGGACTACTGGCAAAACACATGATCAGCATTACAAACTTGCGAATTGTTGAAACGAGGGAAGATGTTTTTGGGATTTTGGTCATCAGCTTTCAGACAATCGAAGACCGAAATAAAGCGGGCGGTTGTATCGCAAATGAAACAATCTACGAAACGTATATATCATAG
- the hisC gene encoding histidinol-phosphate transaminase, with protein sequence MKWKNQLTGMKPYQPGRSIDEVKKIYGLDHIVKLASNENPFGTSPKVREFLENQAINHAIYPDGYASGLRHALAETVGVAEEQLLFGNGSDEIIMMISRALLQPGVNTVMAIPTFPQYRHNAVIEGAEVREVQLKDGAHDLEEMARQIDEKTAIVWLCSPNNPTGTLINHQQMEQFIQKVPEEVLIVVDEAYYEFVTDPAYKESVDLLKDHGNVIILRTFSKAYGLAGFRVGYAVAQKELIARLDPVREPFNNTVISQGAALTALQDTAFLKECIIKNELGKQQFNEYATKHDLHMYPTQGNFVLLQVKADADTVFEGLLKKGFIIRSGNALGTPGYIRITIGTTQQNDAFLKALADVLKELEVFA encoded by the coding sequence ATGAAGTGGAAAAACCAATTAACAGGGATGAAACCATATCAACCAGGACGTTCAATCGATGAAGTGAAAAAGATCTATGGCTTAGATCATATCGTGAAGCTCGCTTCGAATGAAAACCCTTTTGGAACATCTCCAAAAGTCCGTGAATTCCTGGAAAACCAAGCGATAAATCATGCCATTTATCCAGATGGATACGCAAGTGGTTTACGTCATGCTTTGGCAGAAACGGTAGGTGTGGCAGAAGAACAATTGTTATTTGGAAATGGATCGGATGAAATTATCATGATGATTTCTCGTGCTTTGCTTCAGCCAGGAGTTAATACTGTCATGGCAATTCCTACTTTCCCACAATATCGACATAATGCGGTGATTGAGGGTGCAGAGGTTCGTGAAGTTCAATTGAAAGACGGGGCTCATGACTTGGAAGAAATGGCTCGCCAAATCGATGAAAAAACAGCAATCGTTTGGTTGTGTTCTCCAAATAATCCGACAGGTACGCTAATCAATCATCAGCAGATGGAACAATTCATTCAAAAAGTTCCCGAAGAAGTACTTATAGTGGTTGACGAAGCCTATTACGAATTCGTAACTGACCCCGCATACAAAGAATCCGTTGATCTCTTAAAAGATCATGGCAATGTCATTATTTTGCGAACGTTTTCGAAAGCATATGGACTTGCAGGTTTTCGAGTCGGTTATGCAGTGGCACAAAAGGAACTGATTGCTCGTCTGGATCCGGTCCGTGAACCATTCAACAATACAGTAATCAGTCAAGGCGCTGCATTGACGGCACTTCAAGATACGGCATTTCTTAAGGAATGTATTATCAAAAACGAATTAGGAAAACAGCAATTTAATGAATATGCCACAAAACATGACCTACATATGTATCCCACTCAAGGAAACTTTGTACTTCTTCAAGTAAAAGCTGACGCCGATACAGTATTTGAAGGTCTCCTTAAAAAAGGCTTTATTATCCGTAGTGGAAATGCACTTGGAACACCGGGATATATTCGAATCACTATAGGTACGACTCAACAAAATGATGCATTCTTAAAAGCGTTGGCGGATGTTTTAAAAGAATTAGAGGTATTTGCATGA
- the aroH gene encoding chorismate mutase: MIRGIRGATTIPEDSTSHILIETEKLVLTMARENQISPEDVASVVVSTTTDIASAFPAKAVRSIPEWTYVPVMCTHEMDVPGAMPLCIRVLMHVNTEKSQRDIHHVYMNDAVKLRPDLITNNK, translated from the coding sequence ATGATTCGTGGTATTCGAGGAGCGACCACCATACCAGAAGATTCGACATCTCATATTTTAATTGAGACAGAGAAGCTTGTTTTGACAATGGCTAGAGAAAACCAAATCAGTCCTGAGGATGTTGCATCTGTCGTGGTTTCAACGACAACTGATATAGCTTCTGCATTTCCTGCCAAAGCTGTCCGAAGTATTCCTGAATGGACATACGTACCTGTTATGTGTACCCATGAAATGGATGTACCAGGCGCGATGCCATTGTGTATACGTGTATTGATGCACGTAAATACGGAAAAATCGCAACGCGATATTCATCATGTATACATGAACGATGCAGTTAAATTACGACCTGATTTAATAACAAACAATAAGTAA
- the aroB gene encoding 3-dehydroquinate synthase has product MHTISIDTESKSYKVHVGSFIYEPALALYEKQIKHADHVVIFVDEAVANLHLDKLLKPLQSFLDTSVHICRLPAGESSKSMETFMACQSFLLEKGCTRKSILFAFGGGACGDVVGFVASTFMRGIPFIQLPTTILAHDSAVGGKTAVNHPQGKNMIGSFYQPEAVIFDISTLATLPNQQVLSGMAEVIKHALISDKNWLEDLLSYQSLENISEEQKLSFLVKGIQVKADIVKADEFEQSVRKYLNLGHTYGHAIEASVGYGNITHGESVAIGLVISLQLSEKLMSLKEGTAKKLFNALNAFGYSFEPVLKQEIDQLIPYMKRDKKASFGDLHFVLLEQIGKPCMKIVPVEEVVRAHEQLRKWSKEVHK; this is encoded by the coding sequence ATGCATACTATTTCAATCGACACGGAAAGCAAATCATACAAAGTTCATGTAGGTTCATTCATATACGAGCCTGCATTGGCTTTATATGAAAAGCAAATTAAACATGCAGATCATGTGGTGATCTTTGTCGACGAAGCAGTTGCCAATCTGCATTTGGACAAATTGCTGAAACCTCTCCAATCGTTTTTGGATACATCCGTTCATATATGTCGGTTGCCTGCAGGGGAATCCAGTAAATCTATGGAGACCTTTATGGCATGTCAGTCGTTTTTGCTCGAAAAAGGGTGTACCAGAAAATCAATTCTTTTCGCTTTTGGCGGTGGAGCATGCGGTGATGTAGTAGGTTTTGTTGCCTCTACATTCATGCGAGGGATTCCTTTTATACAATTACCGACAACTATTTTAGCTCATGATAGTGCAGTTGGAGGGAAAACGGCAGTCAATCATCCGCAAGGGAAAAATATGATCGGCTCGTTTTATCAGCCTGAAGCTGTCATTTTTGATATTTCGACATTAGCCACGTTGCCTAATCAACAAGTATTATCAGGGATGGCTGAAGTAATAAAACATGCTCTAATCTCGGATAAGAATTGGTTGGAAGATTTGCTTTCTTATCAATCTCTTGAAAATATATCAGAAGAACAGAAGTTATCTTTTTTGGTTAAAGGCATTCAAGTAAAGGCTGATATAGTGAAAGCGGATGAGTTTGAGCAATCCGTAAGGAAATATCTGAATTTAGGACATACTTATGGACACGCAATTGAAGCGTCAGTTGGATACGGAAATATAACGCACGGGGAATCCGTTGCAATTGGACTTGTGATTTCACTTCAGTTAAGTGAAAAACTAATGTCGCTCAAAGAAGGAACAGCCAAAAAGCTTTTTAATGCTTTGAACGCTTTTGGGTATTCATTTGAACCTGTTTTAAAGCAGGAAATCGATCAACTCATTCCTTATATGAAACGTGATAAAAAGGCTTCTTTTGGTGATCTTCATTTTGTTCTACTCGAACAAATCGGAAAACCATGTATGAAAATTGTCCCCGTTGAAGAAGTAGTACGGGCACATGAACAATTACGAAAATGGAGTAAGGAGGTACATAAATGA
- the aroC gene encoding chorismate synthase, whose product MRYLTAGESHGPQLTAIIEGLPAQLTITAEMINKDLKRRQGGHGRGRRMQIETDTVDITSGVRHGKTLGSPVALVVTNDDWKHWTHVMGIEPLEEGLNPEDIKRQITRPRPGHADLVGGMKYGHSDLRNVLERSSARETTVRVAVGAVAKQLLSELGINIVSHVTEIGGIKADPSAWEGLDVKQIREIIEADPVYCLDPQASELMVKAIDEAKENGDSIGGVVEVIVEGMPAGIGSYVHYDRKLDAKLAMAVMSINAFKGVEVGLGFEMARKPGSQVHDEIVWNEEQGYTRTTNRLGGLEGGMSTGMPIVVRGVMKPIPTLYKPLQSVDISTKEPFKASIERSDSCAVPAASVVAEHVVAWEIANAILEQFHSDQMPQLLNSINQHRAYTKEF is encoded by the coding sequence ATGCGTTATTTAACAGCTGGAGAATCTCACGGTCCACAATTGACCGCCATTATAGAAGGATTACCCGCACAATTAACCATTACAGCAGAAATGATCAATAAGGATTTAAAAAGAAGACAAGGTGGTCATGGACGTGGCAGACGTATGCAAATTGAAACCGATACGGTTGATATAACTTCAGGTGTGCGTCACGGCAAGACATTAGGTTCACCAGTTGCTCTGGTGGTTACAAACGACGATTGGAAGCACTGGACACATGTCATGGGAATTGAACCATTGGAAGAAGGATTGAACCCAGAAGATATCAAACGACAAATTACGCGTCCTCGACCAGGGCATGCGGATTTAGTCGGCGGCATGAAATATGGTCATTCAGATTTAAGAAACGTTTTGGAACGTTCTTCCGCGCGAGAAACGACTGTTCGTGTGGCTGTTGGTGCAGTGGCAAAACAGTTACTTTCGGAATTGGGGATCAACATTGTTTCGCACGTGACAGAAATCGGTGGCATAAAAGCAGATCCATCCGCTTGGGAAGGTCTTGATGTAAAGCAAATTCGTGAAATCATTGAAGCGGATCCTGTTTATTGCTTGGACCCACAGGCCTCAGAATTAATGGTCAAAGCAATTGATGAAGCAAAAGAAAACGGCGATTCGATCGGTGGAGTTGTGGAAGTCATTGTGGAGGGTATGCCAGCTGGAATAGGAAGCTATGTTCACTATGACCGTAAACTCGATGCCAAACTTGCAATGGCAGTAATGAGCATTAATGCATTCAAAGGTGTTGAAGTTGGATTAGGATTTGAAATGGCTCGTAAACCAGGCAGTCAAGTACATGACGAAATTGTTTGGAATGAGGAACAAGGGTATACCAGAACAACAAATCGACTAGGAGGACTGGAAGGTGGCATGTCCACTGGAATGCCAATTGTCGTCCGAGGTGTAATGAAACCCATTCCAACTCTATATAAACCTCTTCAAAGTGTCGATATATCTACGAAAGAACCATTTAAAGCTAGTATAGAACGTTCAGATAGTTGTGCTGTACCTGCAGCCTCTGTTGTTGCAGAGCATGTCGTAGCGTGGGAAATTGCCAATGCCATTTTGGAACAATTCCATAGTGATCAAATGCCACAACTTCTCAATTCAATCAACCAGCACCGTGCCTATACAAAGGAGTTCTAA
- the ndk gene encoding nucleoside-diphosphate kinase has translation MERTFLMVKPDGVQRNLIGEIVGRFENKGFQLVGAKLMQITPELAGEHYGEHKERPFFGELVDFITSGPVFAMVWEGENVIATSRLLVGATNPKESAPGTIRGDFAVTVGKNIIHGSDSADSAVREIGLFFKEEELVSYSKDANNWVN, from the coding sequence ATGGAAAGAACTTTCTTAATGGTAAAACCTGATGGCGTACAACGTAACCTAATCGGTGAAATCGTTGGTCGTTTCGAAAACAAAGGCTTCCAACTAGTTGGAGCAAAATTAATGCAAATCACACCTGAACTTGCTGGCGAACATTACGGCGAGCACAAAGAGCGTCCGTTCTTCGGTGAATTGGTAGACTTCATTACTTCTGGACCAGTTTTCGCAATGGTTTGGGAAGGCGAAAATGTAATCGCTACTTCTCGTTTATTAGTAGGTGCTACTAACCCTAAAGAATCTGCTCCAGGAACAATCCGTGGCGATTTTGCAGTAACTGTTGGCAAAAACATCATTCACGGTTCTGACTCTGCAGATAGCGCTGTTCGTGAAATCGGTTTATTCTTCAAAGAAGAAGAACTAGTTTCTTATTCAAAAGACGCTAACAACTGGGTAAACTAA
- the hepT gene encoding heptaprenyl diphosphate synthase component II, which produces MEKMKLKMLYSDMRSDLDLIEKELEIAVNSSSDLLNEASLHLLHAGGKRIRPVFVLLAAKFGNYQIDQIKHVAVPLELIHMASLVHDDVIDDSEMRRGQLTVKAQWNNRVAMYTGDFIFARALEYITNIRNPKAHQILSYTMVEICLGEIIQIEDKFKLDQRLQDYFRRIKRKTALLISSSCQLGAVVSGADEKTVNHLKRFGYYVGMSFQIIDDILDITSTDKELGKPAGSDLIQGNITLPILFLKDLPEFRPDLEHALSGNMTETERLALVKKIRESDAIEKSKAISNRYLQKALKEIDALPASRAKKSLRDIALYMGKRKF; this is translated from the coding sequence GTGGAAAAGATGAAGTTGAAGATGCTCTATTCTGATATGCGTTCAGATTTAGATCTCATCGAAAAAGAATTGGAAATAGCGGTGAATTCGTCTTCAGACTTACTCAATGAAGCTTCTCTTCATTTATTGCATGCGGGCGGAAAGCGAATTCGGCCCGTTTTTGTTTTGTTGGCAGCTAAGTTTGGAAATTATCAAATTGACCAAATTAAACATGTCGCAGTACCACTGGAGCTTATTCATATGGCCTCATTGGTACATGATGATGTAATAGATGATTCCGAAATGAGACGTGGACAATTAACGGTAAAAGCACAGTGGAATAATCGAGTCGCCATGTATACCGGCGATTTTATTTTTGCCCGTGCTCTTGAATACATAACGAACATCCGGAATCCAAAAGCGCATCAAATCCTATCTTATACAATGGTTGAAATATGCCTAGGAGAAATCATTCAAATTGAAGACAAATTCAAATTGGATCAACGCCTTCAGGATTATTTTAGACGCATTAAAAGAAAAACAGCGTTGTTGATTTCCTCAAGCTGTCAGCTAGGCGCAGTTGTCTCGGGAGCCGATGAAAAAACCGTCAATCATCTGAAGCGGTTTGGATATTATGTCGGCATGTCATTCCAAATAATTGATGATATTTTGGATATTACGTCTACTGATAAAGAATTAGGCAAACCTGCCGGATCTGATTTGATACAAGGTAATATAACTTTACCGATTTTGTTCTTGAAAGATTTGCCGGAATTCAGACCAGATCTTGAACATGCTCTATCAGGAAATATGACTGAAACAGAGCGTTTAGCACTCGTTAAAAAGATTCGGGAATCAGATGCAATTGAGAAGTCCAAAGCAATCAGCAACCGGTATTTGCAGAAAGCTTTAAAAGAAATCGATGCACTTCCAGCGTCGCGTGCAAAAAAATCATTACGAGATATTGCACTATATATGGGCAAGCGTAAATTTTAA
- a CDS encoding demethylmenaquinone methyltransferase — MTKTKEQRVHEVFEKISGNYDKMNSVISFQQHIKWREDTMSRMKVEPGSTTLDVCCGTADWTISMGQAVGSSGKAIGLDFSQNMLNVGMEKVKDYPQIELVHGNAMDLPYPDHTFDYVTIGFGLRNVPDYMQVLKEMHRVLKPGGMFVCLETSQSELPVYKQLFRFYFKYVMPVFGKFFAKSYKEYSWLQESAKDFPGMKALAKMLEHAGFKQVEYKPYSGGAAARHIGIKKV, encoded by the coding sequence ATGACCAAAACAAAAGAGCAACGTGTCCATGAAGTATTTGAAAAAATTTCAGGGAATTACGATAAGATGAATTCAGTCATCAGTTTTCAACAACATATAAAATGGCGTGAAGATACGATGTCGCGAATGAAAGTTGAACCAGGAAGCACCACATTGGATGTTTGCTGCGGTACAGCCGATTGGACGATTTCAATGGGTCAAGCTGTAGGGTCCTCTGGTAAAGCGATAGGACTGGATTTCAGTCAAAATATGTTGAATGTCGGTATGGAAAAAGTGAAAGATTATCCTCAGATTGAGCTTGTTCATGGCAATGCGATGGATTTACCTTATCCGGATCATACCTTTGACTATGTAACGATTGGATTTGGTTTGCGAAATGTACCGGATTATATGCAGGTTTTAAAAGAAATGCATCGCGTCCTGAAACCGGGTGGTATGTTTGTATGTCTTGAAACTTCGCAGTCGGAGTTGCCAGTTTATAAACAACTGTTTCGCTTTTATTTCAAATATGTGATGCCTGTCTTTGGTAAGTTTTTCGCCAAAAGCTACAAAGAGTATTCTTGGTTACAAGAATCGGCAAAAGATTTCCCAGGAATGAAGGCACTTGCAAAAATGCTTGAACATGCTGGATTCAAACAAGTTGAATACAAGCCATATAGCGGCGGAGCAGCTGCGAGACATATTGGCATTAAAAAAGTTTAA
- a CDS encoding heptaprenyl diphosphate synthase component 1, which translates to MNEQFIQQTIEQFKSKILMSVRHRTLRIHTGEPDLREDRLFFLLLPYLNGEHWNDEQEQSAISVAVIYSALAAHDQIKELNASSKSQQLTVLAGDYYSGLYYQMLAKLSNIDLIRSLSNGIIDISEKKASVYDNVKQSFDQWMETIQTIESLSIVQFHEHFEYVGYQSFVRRGLMIHRLEYELDLVNQGKSSRFQESLADSEDEFDFSHSWLVLLNHELSNQKIKMMEDISQSHLLSHPVRKYLLDLYKLRLNEQVSVMRER; encoded by the coding sequence ATGAACGAACAATTCATTCAACAAACAATCGAACAATTTAAGTCGAAAATATTGATGTCTGTCCGTCATCGGACTCTTCGTATCCATACGGGCGAACCGGATCTTCGCGAAGACCGATTATTTTTTTTGCTTCTGCCATATTTGAATGGAGAGCATTGGAATGATGAGCAGGAACAATCAGCTATTTCGGTTGCAGTCATTTATAGTGCATTAGCGGCACATGATCAGATTAAAGAATTAAATGCTTCGTCCAAAAGTCAGCAATTAACTGTGCTGGCCGGAGATTACTATAGTGGTCTCTATTACCAAATGTTAGCCAAACTCTCCAATATCGATTTGATACGTTCATTATCCAATGGCATTATCGATATCAGTGAGAAAAAGGCATCTGTCTATGACAACGTAAAGCAATCATTTGATCAATGGATGGAAACCATTCAGACCATTGAAAGTTTATCTATTGTTCAATTTCATGAACACTTTGAGTACGTGGGATATCAATCATTTGTTCGTCGAGGCTTAATGATTCATCGATTAGAATACGAGTTGGATCTTGTGAATCAAGGGAAAAGTTCTCGTTTTCAAGAGTCGTTAGCAGATAGCGAAGATGAATTTGATTTTTCACACTCCTGGCTCGTCTTACTGAACCATGAACTTTCAAATCAAAAAATCAAAATGATGGAAGACATTTCACAATCTCATCTATTAAGCCATCCTGTCCGAAAATACTTATTAGATTTGTACAAACTCCGATTGAATGAACAAGTGTCAGTCATGAGAGAAAGGTGA
- the mtrB gene encoding trp RNA-binding attenuation protein MtrB: MAQTEYIVIRAEEDGVHVIGLTRGTDTKFHHSEKLDRGEVMIAQFTEHTSAMKIRGKAEIRTTHGTIHSETKK, from the coding sequence ATGGCACAAACGGAGTATATCGTAATCCGCGCAGAAGAAGATGGTGTTCACGTAATCGGACTTACTAGAGGCACAGACACAAAATTTCATCACTCAGAAAAACTGGATCGTGGCGAAGTTATGATTGCACAATTTACTGAACATACTTCAGCGATGAAAATCCGTGGGAAAGCAGAAATTCGAACAACTCATGGCACGATTCACAGTGAAACGAAAAAATAG
- the folE gene encoding GTP cyclohydrolase I FolE, with protein MSKVNLQKIEEAVKMILEAVGEDPEREGLLETPKRVAKMYAEMFSGLQEDPKEYFKTVFHEDHEELVLVKDIPFHSMCEHHLVPFYGKAHIAYIPRDGVVTGLSKLARAVETTARRPQLQERITSTIADSIMEMLNPYGVYVVIEAEHMCMTMRGIKKPGAKTVTAVARGVYEEDDIKRSEILSFIQMN; from the coding sequence ATGTCAAAAGTAAATTTACAAAAAATAGAAGAAGCAGTGAAAATGATTCTGGAAGCAGTAGGCGAAGACCCAGAACGTGAAGGATTACTTGAAACGCCAAAACGTGTGGCAAAGATGTATGCTGAAATGTTTTCAGGGCTGCAGGAAGACCCTAAAGAATACTTTAAAACCGTTTTCCATGAAGACCATGAAGAGCTGGTTTTAGTAAAAGACATTCCGTTTCATTCGATGTGTGAACATCACTTAGTTCCTTTTTACGGAAAAGCGCATATCGCCTATATTCCGAGAGATGGAGTCGTTACAGGCTTAAGCAAATTGGCGAGAGCAGTAGAGACAACAGCAAGACGTCCGCAATTACAAGAACGTATTACGTCTACGATTGCAGATTCGATTATGGAGATGCTAAATCCTTATGGTGTATATGTAGTGATCGAGGCTGAACATATGTGCATGACGATGCGAGGTATAAAAAAACCTGGAGCTAAAACCGTCACGGCAGTTGCACGTGGGGTCTACGAAGAAGACGATATTAAACGTAGTGAGATTTTATCGTTCATTCAAATGAATTAA
- a CDS encoding HU family DNA-binding protein, which translates to MNKTELVNSVAEAADLSKKDASKAVDALFDTIQDALAKGEKIQLIGFGNFEVRERAARKGRNPQTGKEIEIAASKVPAFKPGKALKDAVK; encoded by the coding sequence GTGAATAAAACAGAATTAGTGAACTCTGTAGCTGAAGCTGCAGATCTTTCGAAAAAAGATGCTTCTAAAGCAGTTGATGCGTTATTTGATACAATTCAAGATGCTCTTGCAAAGGGTGAAAAAATCCAGCTAATTGGTTTTGGTAACTTTGAAGTTCGTGAACGTGCTGCTCGTAAGGGTCGTAACCCACAAACAGGTAAAGAAATCGAAATCGCTGCAAGCAAAGTACCTGCTTTCAAACCAGGTAAAGCGCTTAAGGACGCGGTAAAATAA